The Mercurialis annua linkage group LG8, ddMerAnnu1.2, whole genome shotgun sequence genome window below encodes:
- the LOC126660612 gene encoding uncharacterized protein LOC126660612 isoform X1: MGRIPTLPELDDSTPTTSTTDAAINAGNASTDQVFHSIRDRIIFKRNPNRTSQSSLDQRTTSSRWHNSNNNTHTHHNANRISNRKGWFPFRGVYLLYFLIFFAVFGFALASMILQSSITRFVFSRGGWGDNNPFYNNNRWRSSISLGSTLKFFPLQHWRRDEGLDHVRLFGNRVGLRAPKLAIILGNMKRDPQSLMLITVMKNLQKLGYVLKIYAVENGKLQPVWEQIGGHVSILRPEQYARIDWTIFEGVVVDSLEAKEALSSLMQEPFCSVPVIWIIQEDTLANRLSVYEEMGWEYLISHWKKAFKRANVVVFPDFTMPMLYSVLDTGNFFVIPGSPIDVWAAESYRKTHTKHQLRAHNEFHEDDMVVLVVGSSFFYDELSWDYAVAMHSLGPLLVKYARRNAEGSFKFVFLCGNSSDGDALKDIASRLGLVHGSVRHFGLDGDVNSVLLMADIVIYGSSQDDQGFPPLVIRAMTFGIPVIAPDIPIIMKYVVDGVHGLLFKKYNPDGLMRAFSRLISDGKLSRFGKSVASSGRLLAKNMLALECITGYAMLLENVLSFPSEALLPGQSSQLQQKVWEWNLLWNEIVPETADVLGMEGRNSSFRRSSIVFSLEEELTNQMDLTNISGNGTETLVPDVPTESDWDVLREIDSLEEYERVESEELDERMDRIPGVWDDIYRNARKSEKLKFEANERDEGELERNGQPVCIYEIYYGPGAWPFLHHGSLYRGLSLSTISRRSRSDDVNAVARLPILNDTYYRNLLCEIGGMFSVANKVDNIHKRPWIGFQSWRAAGRKVSLSVEAEKVLEEKIQRENKGDVMYFWARLDVDSGVTGNNNELTFWSMCDILNGGHCRTAFEAAFRQMYALPPHLEFLPPMPEDGGHWSALHSWVMPTPSFLEFIMFSRMFVDSLDALHANSTHANFCLLSSSALEQEKHCYCRILELLVNVWAYHSARKMVYVNPRTGYLEEQHPIEQRKEIIWSKYFNVTLLKSMDEDLAESADDGDYPRERWLWPLTGEVHWQGIYEREREERYRQKMDKKRKTKEKLYERLKSGYRQKPLAKRKV; this comes from the exons ATGGGCCGAATCCCTACTCTCCCCGAACTCGACGATTCCACTCCCACCACCTCCACCACAGACGCCGCCATTAACGCCGGCAATGCCAGCACGGATCAAGTGTTTCACTCGATCCGCGACCGAATTATCTTCAAACGAAACCCTAACAGAACCTCACAATCTTCACTGGATCAACGGACCACCAGCAGCAGATGgcataatagtaataataatactCACACTCATCATAATGCTAACAGAATTAGCAACCGTAAGGGCTGGTTTCCGTTTAGAGGAGTGTATTTGCTTtactttttgatattttttgcgGTTTTCGGATTCGCATTGGCATCGATGATTTTACAGAGTTCGATTACTAGGTTTGTGTTTAGTAGAGGAGGATGGGGTGATAATAAtcctttttataataataatcgGTGGAGATCTAGTATTAGTTTAGGTAGTACTTTGAAATTCTTTCCATTGCAGCATTGGCGCCGCGATGAAGGTCTTGATCATGTCAGATTGTTTGGGAATAGAGTGGGGCTTCGAGCTCCGAAGCTTGCTATT ATTTTAGGAAACATGAAAAGAGATCCACAATCGTTAATGCTCATTACTGTTATGAAGAATTTGCAGAAACTAGGCTATGTGCTTAAG ATTTATGCTGTAGAGAATGGGAAATTGCAACCAGTATGGGAGCAAATAGGTGGCCATGTATCAATTTTACGACCAGAGCAATATGCTCGTATTGATTGGACCAT TTTTGAAGGTGTTGTTGTTGATTCACTTGAAGCCAAAGAGGCCCTTTCAAG CCTTATGCAGGAGCCTTTTTGTTCAGTACCGGTCATATGGATAATCCAAGAAGATACCCTCGCAAATCGTCTTTCTGTGTATGAGGAAATGGGCTGGGAATATCTTATTTCACATTGGAAAAAAGCTTTTAAGAGGGCTAATGTTGTTGTATTTCCAGATTTCACTATGCCG ATGCTATATAGTGTGCTTGACACAGGAAACTTTTTTGTGATTCCTGGATCACCAATAGATGTATGGGCTGCTGAGAGCTACAGGAAGACGCACACCAAGCATCAATTAAGGGCACACAATGAATTCCATGAGGATGATATGGTGGTTCTAGTAGTTGGGAGTTCTTTCTTTTATGACGAGCTGTCATGGGACTATGCTGTTGCCATGCATTCTTTAGGACCTCTTTTAGTCAAATATGCTAGAAGAAATGCAGAAGGAtcctttaaatttgttttcttGTGTGGTAATTCTTCTGATGGTGATGCTTTGAAG GATATTGCTTCTCGCCTGGGGCTTGTTCATGGTTCTGTAAGGCATTTTGGCTTGGATGGCGATGTCAATAGTGTTCTACTTATGGCAGATATTGTTATTTACGGCTCTTCCCAGGATGACCAAGGCTTTCCTCCTTTAGTTATCCGAGCCATGACGTTTGGGATTCCTGTCATTGCTCCTGATATTCCTATCATAATGAAATAT GTTGTTGATGGAGTTCATgggttactttttaaaaaatacaaccCTGATGGTTTGATGAGAGCTTTCTCTCGTTTGATATCTGATGGAAAACTTTCTAGATTTGGTAAATCTGTTGCTTCATCTGGAAGACTGCTTGCTAAGAACATGCTTGCATTAGAATGTATAACAGGTTATGCAATGCTATTGGAGAATGTTCTCAGTTTTCCTTCAGAAGCCTTGTTGCCAGGTCAATCATCCCAGCTTCAACAGAAGGTATGGGAATGGAATTTGCTCTGGAACGAAATAGTACCAGAAACGGCTGACGTGTTAGGCATGGAGGGCAGGAATTCTTCTTTCAGAAGATCTAGCATTGTATTTTCACTTGAGGAAGAGTTGACCAATCAAATGGATCTAACTAATATTTCTGGAAATGGGACTGAAACATTAGTTCCAGATGTCCCTACTGAGTCAGATTGGGATGTCTTAAGGGAAATAGATAGCTTAGAAGAATATGAGAGGGTAGAGTCGGAGGAG CTTGATGAAAGAATGGATAGAATCCCTGGTGTCTGGGATGACATATATCGCAATGCTCGGAAATCTGAGAAACTTAAGTTTGAAGCAAATGAAAGGGATGAGGGAGAGCTTGAAAGGAATGGCCAACCAGTATGTATTTATGAGATATATTATGGACCTGGGGCCTGGCCATTTTTGCATCATGGCTCTTTGTACCGTGGGCTAAGTCTT TCTACAATATCACGGAGATCAAGATCAGATGATGTGAATGCAGTTGCTCGGCTTCCCATCTTAAACGACACTTATTATCGTAATCTACTTTGTGAGATTGGAGGGATGTTTTCTGTTGCAAATAAGGTGGACAATATTCACAAGAGACCTTGGATTGGGTTTCAATCATGGCGTGCTGCTGGTAGGAAG GTTTCATTGTCTGTTGAGGCCGAAAAGGTTTTGGAAGAAAAGATACAAAGAGAAAACAAAGGAGATGTAATGTACTTTTGGGCACGTTTGGACGTGGATAGTGGAGTGACAGGAAACAATAATGAACTAACTTTTTGGTCCATGTGTGACATCTTAAATGGAGGACACTGCAG AACTGCTTTTGAAGCTGCCTTCCGACAGATGTATGCCTTGCCACCCCATCTTGAATTTCTTCCCCCTATGCCAGAAGATGGAGGTCACTGGTCTGCCTTGCATAGCTGGGTGATGCCAACTCCTTCCTTTCTAGAGTTTATTATGTTTTCTCG GATGTTTGTTGATTCCCTTGATGCTTTGCATGCCAATTCTACCCATGCGAACTTTTGTTTGTTGAGTTCTTCAGCTCTCGAG CAGGAAAAACACTGCTATTGTCGAATACTGGAACTCCTTGTCAATGTCTGGGCTTACCACAGTGCACGGAAAATGGTTTACGTAAATCCACGAACTGGTTATCTAGAAGAACAGCATCCAATTGaacaaagaaaagaaattatatGGTCAAAGTACTTTAATGTCACATTGTTAAAGAGTATGGATGAGGATCTTGCAGAGTCTGCAGACGACGGTGATTATCCAAGGGAGCGATGGTTGTGGCCGCTAACCGGAGAAGTGCATTGGCAAGGGATTTATGAAAGAGAAAGGGAAGAAAGATACAGGCAAAAGATGGATAAAAAGAGGAAAACAAAGGAGAAACTATACGAAAGGCTGAAATCCGGATATCGACAAAAACCATTGGCAAAGCGAAAAGTCTAA
- the LOC126660612 gene encoding uncharacterized protein LOC126660612 isoform X2, with product MGRIPTLPELDDSTPTTSTTDAAINAGNASTDQVFHSIRDRIIFKRNPNRTSQSSLDQRTTSSRWHNSNNNTHTHHNANRISNRKGWFPFRGVYLLYFLIFFAVFGFALASMILQSSITRFVFSRGGWGDNNPFYNNNRWRSSISLGSTLKFFPLQHWRRDEGLDHVRLFGNRVGLRAPKLAIILGNMKRDPQSLMLITVMKNLQKLGYVLKIYAVENGKLQPVWEQIGGHVSILRPEQYARIDWTIFEGVVVDSLEAKEALSSLMQEPFCSVPVIWIIQEDTLANRLSVYEEMGWEYLISHWKKAFKRANVVVFPDFTMPMLYSVLDTGNFFVIPGSPIDVWAAESYRKTHTKHQLRAHNEFHEDDMVVLVVGSSFFYDELSWDYAVAMHSLGPLLVKYARRNAEGSFKFVFLCGNSSDGDALKDIASRLGLVHGSVRHFGLDGDVNSVLLMADIVIYGSSQDDQGFPPLVIRAMTFGIPVIAPDIPIIMKYVVDGVHGLLFKKYNPDGLMRAFSRLISDGKLSRFGKSVASSGRLLAKNMLALECITGYAMLLENVLSFPSEALLPGQSSQLQQKVWEWNLLWNEIVPETADVLGMEGRNSSFRRSSIVFSLEEELTNQMDLTNISGNGTETLVPDVPTESDWDVLREIDSLEEYERVESEELDERMDRIPGVWDDIYRNARKSEKLKFEANERDEGELERNGQPVCIYEIYYGPGAWPFLHHGSLYRGLSLSTISRRSRSDDVNAVARLPILNDTYYRNLLCEIGGMFSVANKVDNIHKRPWIGFQSWRAAGRKVSLSVEAEKVLEEKIQRENKGDVMYFWARLDVDSGVTGNNNELTFWSMCDILNGGHCRTAFEAAFRQMYALPPHLEFLPPMPEDGGHWSALHSWVMPTPSFLEFIMFSRMFVDSLDALHANSTHANFCLLSSSALEEKHCYCRILELLVNVWAYHSARKMVYVNPRTGYLEEQHPIEQRKEIIWSKYFNVTLLKSMDEDLAESADDGDYPRERWLWPLTGEVHWQGIYEREREERYRQKMDKKRKTKEKLYERLKSGYRQKPLAKRKV from the exons ATGGGCCGAATCCCTACTCTCCCCGAACTCGACGATTCCACTCCCACCACCTCCACCACAGACGCCGCCATTAACGCCGGCAATGCCAGCACGGATCAAGTGTTTCACTCGATCCGCGACCGAATTATCTTCAAACGAAACCCTAACAGAACCTCACAATCTTCACTGGATCAACGGACCACCAGCAGCAGATGgcataatagtaataataatactCACACTCATCATAATGCTAACAGAATTAGCAACCGTAAGGGCTGGTTTCCGTTTAGAGGAGTGTATTTGCTTtactttttgatattttttgcgGTTTTCGGATTCGCATTGGCATCGATGATTTTACAGAGTTCGATTACTAGGTTTGTGTTTAGTAGAGGAGGATGGGGTGATAATAAtcctttttataataataatcgGTGGAGATCTAGTATTAGTTTAGGTAGTACTTTGAAATTCTTTCCATTGCAGCATTGGCGCCGCGATGAAGGTCTTGATCATGTCAGATTGTTTGGGAATAGAGTGGGGCTTCGAGCTCCGAAGCTTGCTATT ATTTTAGGAAACATGAAAAGAGATCCACAATCGTTAATGCTCATTACTGTTATGAAGAATTTGCAGAAACTAGGCTATGTGCTTAAG ATTTATGCTGTAGAGAATGGGAAATTGCAACCAGTATGGGAGCAAATAGGTGGCCATGTATCAATTTTACGACCAGAGCAATATGCTCGTATTGATTGGACCAT TTTTGAAGGTGTTGTTGTTGATTCACTTGAAGCCAAAGAGGCCCTTTCAAG CCTTATGCAGGAGCCTTTTTGTTCAGTACCGGTCATATGGATAATCCAAGAAGATACCCTCGCAAATCGTCTTTCTGTGTATGAGGAAATGGGCTGGGAATATCTTATTTCACATTGGAAAAAAGCTTTTAAGAGGGCTAATGTTGTTGTATTTCCAGATTTCACTATGCCG ATGCTATATAGTGTGCTTGACACAGGAAACTTTTTTGTGATTCCTGGATCACCAATAGATGTATGGGCTGCTGAGAGCTACAGGAAGACGCACACCAAGCATCAATTAAGGGCACACAATGAATTCCATGAGGATGATATGGTGGTTCTAGTAGTTGGGAGTTCTTTCTTTTATGACGAGCTGTCATGGGACTATGCTGTTGCCATGCATTCTTTAGGACCTCTTTTAGTCAAATATGCTAGAAGAAATGCAGAAGGAtcctttaaatttgttttcttGTGTGGTAATTCTTCTGATGGTGATGCTTTGAAG GATATTGCTTCTCGCCTGGGGCTTGTTCATGGTTCTGTAAGGCATTTTGGCTTGGATGGCGATGTCAATAGTGTTCTACTTATGGCAGATATTGTTATTTACGGCTCTTCCCAGGATGACCAAGGCTTTCCTCCTTTAGTTATCCGAGCCATGACGTTTGGGATTCCTGTCATTGCTCCTGATATTCCTATCATAATGAAATAT GTTGTTGATGGAGTTCATgggttactttttaaaaaatacaaccCTGATGGTTTGATGAGAGCTTTCTCTCGTTTGATATCTGATGGAAAACTTTCTAGATTTGGTAAATCTGTTGCTTCATCTGGAAGACTGCTTGCTAAGAACATGCTTGCATTAGAATGTATAACAGGTTATGCAATGCTATTGGAGAATGTTCTCAGTTTTCCTTCAGAAGCCTTGTTGCCAGGTCAATCATCCCAGCTTCAACAGAAGGTATGGGAATGGAATTTGCTCTGGAACGAAATAGTACCAGAAACGGCTGACGTGTTAGGCATGGAGGGCAGGAATTCTTCTTTCAGAAGATCTAGCATTGTATTTTCACTTGAGGAAGAGTTGACCAATCAAATGGATCTAACTAATATTTCTGGAAATGGGACTGAAACATTAGTTCCAGATGTCCCTACTGAGTCAGATTGGGATGTCTTAAGGGAAATAGATAGCTTAGAAGAATATGAGAGGGTAGAGTCGGAGGAG CTTGATGAAAGAATGGATAGAATCCCTGGTGTCTGGGATGACATATATCGCAATGCTCGGAAATCTGAGAAACTTAAGTTTGAAGCAAATGAAAGGGATGAGGGAGAGCTTGAAAGGAATGGCCAACCAGTATGTATTTATGAGATATATTATGGACCTGGGGCCTGGCCATTTTTGCATCATGGCTCTTTGTACCGTGGGCTAAGTCTT TCTACAATATCACGGAGATCAAGATCAGATGATGTGAATGCAGTTGCTCGGCTTCCCATCTTAAACGACACTTATTATCGTAATCTACTTTGTGAGATTGGAGGGATGTTTTCTGTTGCAAATAAGGTGGACAATATTCACAAGAGACCTTGGATTGGGTTTCAATCATGGCGTGCTGCTGGTAGGAAG GTTTCATTGTCTGTTGAGGCCGAAAAGGTTTTGGAAGAAAAGATACAAAGAGAAAACAAAGGAGATGTAATGTACTTTTGGGCACGTTTGGACGTGGATAGTGGAGTGACAGGAAACAATAATGAACTAACTTTTTGGTCCATGTGTGACATCTTAAATGGAGGACACTGCAG AACTGCTTTTGAAGCTGCCTTCCGACAGATGTATGCCTTGCCACCCCATCTTGAATTTCTTCCCCCTATGCCAGAAGATGGAGGTCACTGGTCTGCCTTGCATAGCTGGGTGATGCCAACTCCTTCCTTTCTAGAGTTTATTATGTTTTCTCG GATGTTTGTTGATTCCCTTGATGCTTTGCATGCCAATTCTACCCATGCGAACTTTTGTTTGTTGAGTTCTTCAGCTCTCGAG GAAAAACACTGCTATTGTCGAATACTGGAACTCCTTGTCAATGTCTGGGCTTACCACAGTGCACGGAAAATGGTTTACGTAAATCCACGAACTGGTTATCTAGAAGAACAGCATCCAATTGaacaaagaaaagaaattatatGGTCAAAGTACTTTAATGTCACATTGTTAAAGAGTATGGATGAGGATCTTGCAGAGTCTGCAGACGACGGTGATTATCCAAGGGAGCGATGGTTGTGGCCGCTAACCGGAGAAGTGCATTGGCAAGGGATTTATGAAAGAGAAAGGGAAGAAAGATACAGGCAAAAGATGGATAAAAAGAGGAAAACAAAGGAGAAACTATACGAAAGGCTGAAATCCGGATATCGACAAAAACCATTGGCAAAGCGAAAAGTCTAA